From a single Miscanthus floridulus cultivar M001 chromosome 8, ASM1932011v1, whole genome shotgun sequence genomic region:
- the LOC136468668 gene encoding dephospho-CoA kinase-like, whose amino-acid sequence MWEVAKLWMKGCRVIILDIALLFEIKMDRWTNPVIVVWVNPETQIQRLMSRDGCSEEQAQSRVSAQLALDWKKSKADIVINSSGSLDTTRQQSREVLRKVSEPLTWKEHLRSRDGLISVVVCTAVGVLLARRNLL is encoded by the coding sequence ATGTGGGAGGTAGCAAAGCTATGGATGAAAGGATGCAGGGTTATCATCCTGGACATAGCGCTGCTGTTTGAGATCAAGATGGATCGGTGGACAAATCCAGTAATTGTGGTCTGGGTTAACCCAGAAACCCAGATTCAGAGGCTGATGTCAAGAGATGGGTGCTCTGAAGAACAAGCGCAGAGCAGGGTCAGCGCACAACTTGCGCTGGACTGGAAGAAGTCGAAAGCCGACATAGTGATCAACAGCTCTGGATCACTGGATACCACCAGACAACAGTCCCGTGAAGTGTTGAGGAAAGTCTCTGAGCCCTTAACATGGAAGGAACACTTGAGATCTCGAGATGGCCTGATCTCTGTTGTCGTGTGCACGGCAGTGGGCGTTTTACTTGCCCGGAGGAATCTGCTATGA